From Erigeron canadensis isolate Cc75 chromosome 8, C_canadensis_v1, whole genome shotgun sequence, one genomic window encodes:
- the LOC122579925 gene encoding protein MHF1 homolog: MNPIEDGGYIGSEEDRAEEDEEITNHLRDRFRLSTISIAQSEAKQNNMEISQSVIICISDLAFKFAEQLAEDLELFAHHAGRKSVNMNDVIISAHRNKHLADSLRLFSCNLKAKEPQSEKKRKKSSHKEDRAPPPVLHIDT, translated from the exons ATGAATCCAATTGAAGACGGCGGTTACATCGGAAGCGAAGAGGACAGAgcagaagaagatgaagaaatcaCTAATCATCTCCGTGATCGTTTTCGCCTTTCCACTATCTCAATTGCTCAATCTGaag CTAAACAGAATAACATGGAGATATCGCAATCGGTTATCATTTGCATATCGGATTTAGCCTTCAAGTTTGCCG AACAGTTGGCAGAGGATCTTGAGCTGTTTGCACATCATGCTGGCCGAAAGTCTGTGAATAtgaatgatgtcataatttctg CACATAGGAACAAGCATTTGGCTGATTCGTTGAGGCTGTTTTCATGCAATCTAAAAGCTAAAGAACCCCAGTCcgagaagaagaggaagaaaagtTCCCACAAGGAAGACAGAGCTCCGCCTCCGGTACTTCACATTGATACATAA